The nucleotide sequence TTGCTGATGCCCTGAAGTTCGGTTTCAAGACGGCGGATGGATTTTTCAAAGATTTCGGAAAGCTGGAAGGCCACGGTGGTCCATCCGGACTTTCTTTTCGCTGAACGATCCAGCAGGACGATTTTCAGTTCGTCCTCGATCTTGGCGATGATACGGGAAAGCTGGGGCTGGCTCAGGCCGACGTGCAGGGCGGCAGCAGAAAGATTTTTGAAGTTGACTGCTTTGGCCAGGACACTGAGTTCATAGTACAACTGTTGCATCTTGTCTCCGTATCAGGGTTTTCTAATATAATTGAGAAACGCAAACATACCCAGGAAGCCTGCGATGATATAGCCGATAAAGCTCACTGTCGGCATCCCGGCAATATGGCTGACGGTATCGTGCACATATACAAATGAAGCACTCATGATCAGGGCTGCGATGATCACACCCAGGAACAGCAGGTTGGAAGAACTTTCCACCGAGCGTTTCAGTTCTTTGATTTCAATCACATTCAGCTTGAAGGCATGATCCGGGCTGTTCACCTTGCGCAGGAAGAAGTTCAGCTGGCGGGGAAGGGCATTCAGGAATGTTTTGGATTCCCGGGCCATTTGCGACATGTCGTTCAGGATTCTTTCCGGGCCGAAGTGGGTTTTAGCCAGATCACCGGCAAATTCCAAAGAGTACTGAAGGAAGTCAAAGTCCTTATGAATCTTGCGACCCATGCCTTCGATGGAAACAATCGACTTGAAGAACAGCATCAGGTCGGTAGGCACCTGGATGTGGTGACGGGCGGCAATCCCGGAAGAGCGCATCAGCACTTTGCCCAGGTTTACGTTTTTTAGTGTCAGTCCAAAATAGGGCGCAATCAGTTCGCGCAGGTCCTTGGCAAAGATATCAATGTTCACGCGGTCAGTGAACGGCGCCAGGTCCACGTATTCATAGGCCAGACGTTCATAGTCTTCACGCGAAAGGGCCAAAAGCATATTGGCAATGGAAGCTTGCGTGCGCGTGTTCAAGCGGCCCACAACACCAAAATCAATCAAGCCGATTTTGTTTTCAGGCAGAACAAAGAAGTTTCCAGCATGCAAGTCACCGTGGAACAAGCCGTCTTCAAAGACCATCTTCAGATAGGCCTTCAAACCCCGGCGAATGACTTCCTGGGGATCAATGCCGGCTTGTTGCAATGAAGCTTCCTGGCTTAGTGGGACTCCCGGCAGGGCTTCCATAACCAGAACCCGCTCGGTGGTCAGATCCAGATAGACCTTGGGGATTTTGACGTTTTCATCGTCGGCGAAGTTTTCCTGGAAGCGACGGATGTTGTTGGCTTCAACAACAAAGTTGGTTTCCAGCTCCAGAGTGCGGAAGTATTCATCCACGATGCCCACAGGATTGTATGTGCGGGTTTCAGGGATATAAGTGACCAGCAATTCAGCCAGCAGATAAAGGACATTCAGGTCGTCGTTGATGGTCTGAATGATTCCCGGGCGCTGAACCTTGATGACAACGCTTTCGCCGGTGCTAAGGCGGGCGCGGTGCACTTGCGCAATGCTGGCAGAACCCAGAGGCTCTTGTTCGATGGTTTCAAATTTTTGGTAAAGGGAGTTTCCGAATTCCTCGCGCAGAACGGTTTCAACCGTTTCGAAGGACAGGGGCTGCACGCGATCATGCAGCTTTTCAAATTCAGTGACATATTCATCCGGAACCAGATCCGGACGGGTGGCAAGCAGTTGTCCCAGTTTTACGAAAGTGGGACCCAGTTCCTCAAAACTCATTCTCATCCGCTCTGGCGTCGAAAGTTGTTCGACGTCAGAGCTTGCGTTCAAACGCTGGATGATGAACTTACCGAGTTTTACCTTTTCCGCGACCTGGTGAAACCCGTGTTTTGCGAACACCCCCACGATCGTTCTCAGTCTTGCCGCGTTTTTTAGGGTCTTTCCGATCTGGCGTCCGGTGTTTAAGGCTGTCACTATTCTTCTCCGAATAGCCGTCATTATCCCGGAGTTTAGACTGTTCGGCAAACATCAATTTTTTACTGAGCTTTGGTTTGTCTGCAGCGTCCCCGTTGGCTTGTTCGCGGTATCTCTCTGGACCAAGGATCATCTCGAGCAAAGTCTTGTCAGGTCCGCGCTTTTCGCCTTCGTCGGAACGAGGTTTAAAGCTTTGGGCTTTTTCCACTTTGCGCAGCTTTTCTGCCGGGCCTTCCGGGGAATCCTTGCGGGCATCACCAAAGAAACGGGATTTGCCGGGCTTTTGCTTGAACCTGTCCGGACCTTCCTCGCGGAAGTTTTTCTTGCCGAACTCTTTCTTTTTGCCAAAGTCCTTTTTCTCGCCGTCTTTTGCGCCTTTTTTACTGACGTATTTTTCGGAACGATCGAACTCGCGATCCTGATGTTTCTTTTTGCCGTGGGCAATATGATCTTTCGGTCGTTTTTCACCATGCAGGCGTTTTAGAACCGCAGATGCAGATCTTTCCGCCGGGGTTCTGGTGTCGTCGTCGTGCTCTTCTTTTTCAAGTCCGGCCACGGCAAAGTTAATCTGGCCTTGCTCCGGATCAGCAGCAACCACCTGAATACGGATGCTGTCGCCGATCGAATAAGCAAAACCAGAACGTTTCGCCACCAGACGCAGATTTTCTTCATCGAATTCAAAGCGTTCACCACCCAGATCGTCCAGGCGCACCAGACCATCGATGTCGTATTCACGAAGCAATACAAACACACCGAACTTCGCCACGGAGCTGATCATGCCGTCGAATTCCTGGCCCACGAACTTCTGCATGAAGCGGGCTTTCTTGATGGACTGTACCTGACGTTCTGCTTTGGTGGAGCGTTGTTCAGCTGCGGAAAGAATGGTTCCGGCGGTAGCCAGATCATCTTCGCTCATCAGGCGGTACCGTGAATTTGGCATCACCTGGGTTTTAAGCAGGCGATGCACGATCAGGTCCGGATAACGACGAATCGGGGATGTGAAGTGAGTATAAAACTCAAAGCCCAGACCGAAGTGGCCGAGGTTATTCATGCTGTACTTGGCCTGACTCATGGATCGCAGGGTCAGGATGTTCAGGATCTGTGCTTCCGGACGGCCTTCAAACTCTTCCAGCGCTTTGGTCAGGCGCTTTTGCAGTTTTCCACTGCCCAGTTTGGTTTTGCCACCGAAATTCGCCAGATACTTTTCCAAAGTGCGAATCGCCATTTCATTTGGCGGTTCGTGGATGCGGTACAAAGCGGGGACTTCACGACCGTGCAGGAATTTTGCGACAGCGACGTTCGCTGCCAGCATCATTTCCTCAATCAGGCGATGGGCAAACAGACGCTCAGAGCGCTGAATGTCCACGGGAACGCCGGCCCCGTCGATAACCAGTTCGGTTTCCGGGATTTCCAGATCCAGGGATCCTTCTTTAAAGCGTTTGGCCATCAGAATCTTTGCAAGATCAGAAAGGCGCAGGATGTGCTCTTTAACGTGTTGGTGTTTTTCAACCTCGTTGCCGTCAATGATTTCCTGAGCTTCACCGTAGGTGACACGCGCTTTGCTTTCCATCACGGCTTCATAGAAGTCGGACTTAACAAGCTCGCCCGTGAAATCAAACAGCATCTCTGCAACCAGGCACAGGCGTGGCACATGAGGATTCAGGGAGCAAAGTCCGTTACTCAGGACTTCCGGCAGCATCGGCACCACAAAGTTCGGCATGTACACAGACGTGCCGCGCTCATAGGCGTCTTTGTCGATGGCGGTGCCGACTTTTACGTAGTGACTGACGTCAGCGATCGCGACGTAAAGCAGGAAGCCCTCGTTCAGAGTTTCCACATAAACGGCATCGTCAAAGTCTTTGGCGGTGGCGCCGTCAATTGTGATCAGGGCTTTGTCGCGCAGATCGCGGCGCCCTTTGAAGTCTTTTTCGTCAGGAACTTCGGTGAAGTGTTCGGCCTCTTCCAAAGTGGCTTTTGAAAACTCCAGTGGAATGTTGTTGGCGCGAATCACACGTTTCAGGTCAGTCAGGGGATCCATGGCATCACCGATGATTTCGGTGACTTTGCCCGTGAACGGTTTGCCGTCGTCGGGATAGCTGGTGATTTCGGCAGCGACAAGTTCCTTGTCTTTGGCTTGCATGGAGTCTTCGATCTTGATTTTCAGATCCTGACCCCAGCCCTTGCCTTCATCGCGAATCAGGCCGGTGCGCTCGTTCATTTTGAAGAAGCGGCCCACCACAGTTTTGGTTCCACGATGCAGAACACTGACCAGCTCGCCACGGAATCTTTCACCACCTTTTTCAGGGGTGACCTCCACCGAGACCTTATCATTGGTCATGATGCCTTCCATGGAGTGGCGGGGAATATAGACGTCGGGGTGTTCTTTGTCGTCGGGGATGAAAAATCCAAATCCGTCAGGATGTCTTTTGATGGTGCCGTTGAGGATTTTTTTCTTTTGCATTACAGGCTGTATTTCCTTTTATTTGAGATTAGCACAAGTTGCGCAGGCTTAAAGTAGAATTCTTTAGGCGACAAAATCGTCGTCGAAGTCCTGTTAATGTCAGCAATACTTGTGAATGAACAGATTGGTAAGATTCTCTGAGATTTATGAAGAGGTCAGAGAAAAGATTGGTACTTCATTTATAGCTGAGTTTTTCTAATAAGACAAATCTCGAAATTGTCCGCCGGACGTATCTCTTAAGTTGCCGATTATATTTAACTTATTTCTGAATATGGTGCCGGTCTTGCAGCCCTCTTGGCGAAAGGGTTGATATATGGTATATACAGAAATAGAGGGGTTTGAATGGGACCAAAAAAAGGCTCAGGCGAACTTTGAAAAGCACCGGCTTCGATTTGAAGAGGCTATTAAGGCCTTTGACGATCCCTATGCTTTGATTGATGAAAGTTTAAAAAGAAGTGTGGGTTCAGAAAGCCGGGCGGTTTTGATTGGTGAAGCCGACGGTCGTATTGTCGTAGTCGTGGTTTTCACTCTGCGAAGGCGAGGCAAATCGTTGCGAGTTATTAGTGCGAGGCGTGCCAGCAGAAAAGAAAGGAAACTTTATGAAGAAGCAAAAAGATTTTCGTTTTGATAAGGCCCGTCGAGTCAGCCCGAAGGAGACCGAGGTCTTTAAAAAGGCGATTGAGACTACTTTGGGAGTCAAACGACCGGCTCGCGGTCGTCCCGAAAAAGCTGTCGGTGAAAAGTTCCAGCCGATTTCAATTCGACTGCATCCTATGATTATTGCTTGGGCAAAAAAGGAAGGGAAGCGTCGGGGTGTGGGCTATCAGACTATTATTAATGAAGTATTAATGGCCAAAGCTGCTGCGTAGTTGGGGGAGGCCCCCAACTACGAGTTGTGCGGGTACTAGAAGTGCGCCAGTGCGCCCAGGGTCACAACGCTGGCTTTGTCAGTCGCTGCGCCATCGCCATCCACGAAGGCATCTTCGTTGGACATGTCTTGACGGTATTCCACATACAGATTGAAGTTGTCGTTCAGGATAAATTTGTCGGTCACACTGATAGAGTTCACAGTGTCAGCCGCGCCATAACCGATTTCGTTGGCACCGCGGACCATCTCATAACGCAGACCCAGGTTGTTGCGACCTAGACCATAAGTCAGTAGAACGGTGGTAGCGTCAGACCAGTGCAGGCGGTCGCCATCGGGTTTTGTCGTCAATGAATCATAGATCAATGCTGCCAGGAAGTTTTCGGTGATCTGATAAGAGGCCCACACGCTGGAAGACGATCTTTCAGTTTTCACACCTGCTGGGTCATCAGTTCCCAGATAGTAACCTGCAAACCAGGTCAGACCTGCCGCTTTACCTGTTGCAGACAGTTCCGTTGTTTTGGTCGGGGAATAATCTTCACCGAACGCACCGTAAGCAGCTTGGTTATAAGTGGACAGGGTTGCAGTCAGCCAGTCACCGGCAACATACTTCGCGCGCAAACCTTCACCGTAACCAGGTACGATGCTTTGGTAGGCGATGGTTGTGCTGTAGAAAGCATTTTCATACTTCATCAGGGACTCATAGCCCATGGTGGTCAGGAAGCGACCGAAGCCTATATATAGATTAGGCATGGCTTTATAAAAGATCTCTGCTTGGTCCAGCATACCAAAGTTCGCTGTTTTGTTGTCTTCAACACCCGGAGAAGATTCTGCTCTATAAGATGTCGGTGCATAATTCAGGCGGGTCAGGAAGTAAACTTGTTCGGTTTCCTTACTGATCAGCACTTGAGCGTTGCGCAGACGGTACGCTTCATTTGAAACACCATCTGTGTTTTGCATGGCTGTATCTTTAGTGGAAATGAAGCTGTAATCGAAAGCGACCTCTCCATTAACTGTTAAGCCGGAGATTTCTGCGGCTTGCGCATTGAAACTGCCAAGCACCAGCAAAGCGGACAATAGCATTGGGATCTTCACATGAACTCCTTATATATAAGTTCAAAAGTTGGTTAAGTTTGGCTGAAAGGTTAAGACCGAGGTCCGGTTGTGTAACGTAAAATGTTTGTAAAGCTAGACCTTGATCCAGCATTCCAGACCTAAATGGAGCTTTTGCGTCAATTGTCATTTCCACATTTTATTTTGGACCAACAAACAGCAGACAATTCACAACTATGCATCTTTCCCGAGGAAAAATTCGTGGTTTTACTTTTTCAATGAAAGCCGCTACTGGCGCGAGTTTGATTGGAATAAAAACTTTATAAAACGGGATTTTTAAGCGCTGGTACTTGGTAACAAAGTCCTGTGGAGTTGAAGTCACAGTCTTGATGCGTCTTTCGACTTTTTTGGTGGGTTGAAAACTTACCGAAAATTTTTGTTGTTGATCTTGGACTTGGTCCTCATTAGCATTTTTTCTGTAAACGATTAAAGCTTTTAATGGATTTAAAAGTTCATACGATTGCAACGAAACGAAAGGATGCAACAATGAAAAAGATTCTAGTAGCAGCAGCTTTGACTATGGCAGCAGCTCCAGCAGCAATGGCTTCTAAAGCACGTGTAGAGGCTTTGGCTAACTCACGTCACGTTTTGGATTTCCAAACTGCGTTTGACAGACCTTACCAATTCATGGCGCTTTCTGAACAAGCGACTATCGAATGGGGTCAAACTGGCGATACAGTTCCAGCAAACCCACACGCTGAAGGTGGTTTCGTAAAACGTCACGGTGACGATTCTGCATTCGGTCTTTACTTCGGTCGTCGTTCTGCTGACTTCTCTGAAGTTATCGACACTGTAAACGCTGGTGGCGCGGGCTTGTTGAAAGAACAAAACGGTCTGAACTTCTTCTACGCTTCCAAATTGAACGATTGGACTTGGGGTGCGACTCTGAAATACTCCAACGGTAAAGATGATGCTAACGACGCAAAAGTTTCTTCCATGGGTGTTGCAGTTGCAGCTTCCAATGGCACTTGGGACTTCGAATTGGTTCAAGGCTTCACTGGCAAATCTGAGAACGCAGCGGCTGAAGTTGAATCCAAAGGTTTGACTAACATCACTGTTGGCTACCACATGTCTCCAGAAATGGAATTCTACGCTAACGCTAAAATGGTTAAAGTTGAAGGCGATGGCGCATTGGCTGGTCAAGAAATCGAGAAGAACTCTTATAAATTGGGTATGGTTAACACTCTATCCAAGTCTGAAGAAGGTAACTTCTTCTACGGTGTAGAAGTAGCTTCCGTTAAAACTAAAGACGTTTCTGAGTCTCTGTTGCTTCCAGTTTACATGGGTGTTGAGCACAACGCAGCTTCTTGGTTGGTTCTTCGTGCATCCGTTGCTCAAAACGTGATCCTGAACGAAACTAAAGACGATGCCTCTGGTGACAAAACAGATCTTGATTCAACTGCAATGGCAGCTGGCGTAGGTATCAAATTCGGTAAATCTCTTATCGATGCTACCTTCACTCAAACTGATGCAGGTACAATCAACTCTGACAACTTGTTCTCTCAAGTTGCTTACACTTACACTTTCTAAGACCTAGTCTTAAAGTATAAGAACTCAAAGCCCAGGTAACCCCTGGGCTTTTTGTTTTTTAAGAGTCCTTAATCCATTCTTTTCCGCTCCTGATCGCCCATTCGGACGATATCTTTCTGTTATTAATTCTGAAAAACTCAAGAAAAACTCAAATAGATTGGCGAGACAAACTCTTATAATGTCTGCTGACTAAGTTGATGTTAGTTTACTTTTTAACATAGCTTTAACAACTAAAGCGTATAACAGATTTCTTTATTGGTAATATTGAACGTTGGAAGGAGCCATGGAGAAAAAGATACTTCTTGTTGATGACAACAAGGATTTCGCCCTGCTTTTTCAGGCTAAATTCAGTCATTTGGGAAAGATTGAGTGTGCTTCCACTTTCGCGGAAGCAAAGCGATTGATCGAAGATCAGTCCTGGGATCTGTTTTTCCTGGATCACACGCTGGATGAACAGACTTGCTTTGAGCTTATTCCGCCGATTCGTGAGCGCAGTCCTCGCGCCTTTATCATGATTGTTTCCGGGAATGCTGACAAGGACATGGCTATTCGTGCGGTTAACAGCGGCGTCAGCGGTTTCCTGGAAAAACCTATCAATGAAGGGGACCTGCAAAGCCGCCTTGCCGCTATTGGCTGGTATGAAGCGCACATCTCGTTGGATGATAAAAACCGCAGCATCTATGTGTCCGGCAACAGTCATGCCCTGACAAAAGTGGAATACATGATTCTACGAATTCTAATGGATAAAAAGAATCAACTGGTCACGCGTATTGAACTGGAAGAAAACATCTGGGGCGGACGCCACATCGTGAAGAACTCTCTGGACACTCACTTGTATAATCTGAAGCGAAAGGTGCCGGAGCTTAAAGGACGGCTGTCCTCGATTCATGGGACTGGATACCTGCTGAAGATCTGATGAAAAACCCCACTCCGAAAGAGCGGGGTTTTTTTGATTTTATTTGCTTGCTTGTTGAGTGAAGCAAATGTCTTTCGCCGTAGGGCCGGCGGCGGTAGAGCCATCAGCATATTTCAGCGTGATCGAGCCACCTTTCAAGCAGCGGTCCGCTTCATCAAAGTTGTAACCTGAAGAGGCAATGCTCAAAGTGACCAGGCCTTTTCCTTCTTTATAGATCTGGACGTAGCCTGTTGCAGTCGATGCTGCGCTGGTTTCCGGATCAGTTACTGCCAGGGTCAACCAGAAGGCCATATAACCATTTTCAATTTTAGGTTCAACGGCATTGTTGTAGCCACCATTTTTGTAGTTCATGACCATTGTAGCTTTGGCGATATCAAGGGTCAGGCTTCCGGCTGCATAGCCTTTCGCAATCACAGTTCCAGAGCCGTTTTTCCAGGTGGTGTCGCCTTTGCCTGTCATTGAACCATTGGATTCTGGTGAAGAATCATTGGCATCGGTGGAAGTCAGGCTGGAGTTTTCAATCCAGGTCAAACCTGCAAAGTCGCCATCGGTCTCGGTTTCGGTGCAGTTAACGAATTTCACGCTCAGGTTCTTTTTGAAGCCATCCTGATCCTGATCGACCCAGTCAGATTCAGGAGTGATCGCCTGCATGCAAGAGTCGCCACCACGTGGTTTGTGGAATGCCGGAAGCTGGCTTGTAAATGTGCTGATATCAAATGAGCTCACCGCATTGTTAAGCAAAGTGGTTGTTTGAGCGCCACTGCCGGAGATGGTGTCCATTTCAGCGGAAGTTCCTTTCGCCGCCGTTGGAGGTGCTGTGATACTGGAACTTGGGGCTGCAACATCTCCACTTGCAGAACCGCCACCACCGCCGCCGCCACCCGAGCAAGCTGCCAAAGAAAGAAGGGCCACAGACAACGAACACTTCAAGATTTGAGTCTTCATCAAATTAATCTCCTATATGTTTGATGGAATACTCATGTTAGGGCGCAGTGATTTGAATTGGCCATTCAAGAGGATTTCAATCGAAGACCAGTGGTCCAGAAAAGGGAAAACCCAAGCCCTGGGGGGAAGGCTTGGGTTTGGGGGAACTTGAATTAAATTAGCTAATTACTGAATGCCAGAGTTTGTAGTAGTCTTAACAACCTTCACAGTCGGGGAAAACTTGGACTGAGAAGCTGTGTGAGCGTGACGGCCCATGTTTGCTTTGTCTGCACATTTAGTAGCACCGAAAGAAGCTGTAGCTGACATTGTGATGATTGCTGCTGTGATGATTTTAGTGAATGTCATTTTGAACTCCTTTGTAACAAGCGGTATACATACACCTATTGCTATGATCGTGCCATGGTGGGTGTTTAAAGATGAGAATCCATCGACCTGCTGTCAGGCACTTAGCAAGCGCGATTCTCAGTGTGAGACCGGCCTGACACTTTCGGCCCAAGAGCGCGCGCACCTGTTAGAAAAGTGACGGAGAACCCTTGAGTGCAACCGCTGTATAAATCCATCTATCTTATTTTGATCGCCATGATTTCCATTCAGTTTGGCGCTTCGGTGGCCAAGGGGCTTTTCCCGGTGGCGGGACCAGCAGGAACCACAGCGTTGCGGGTTTTCATTTCGGCATTGATTCTTGTTTTGGTGATGCGCCCATGGAAAGAAAAATTCACAGCACTCGGTCTGCGCAGAATCGCAGCTTATGGTATTTCCCTGGGGCTGATGAATCTTCTGTTCTATTTTGCTCTTGAACGTATTCCTCTGGGAATCGCCGTGGCGTTGGAGTTCACGGGACCCCTGACAGTGGCGCTGTTTTCTTCAAAGCGCATTTTGGATTTGGTGTGGGCGGTGCTGGCGGGTTTGGGTATTTATCTGATTCTGCCTTTGTCTGAAGTCAGTCAGGCGTTGGATATGGTCGGAGTTTTGCTGGCGCTGGCGGCGGGATTCTTCTGGGCTCTTTACATTGTCTTTGGCAAGTCGACGGGGAAAGAAAATTCCTCTTCCGCAACTGCGGCGGTGGGAATGTGTTTTGCGGCGGCGGTGACTTTCCCGGTGGGTCTGTATACGAACTTTGATCAGGTGGTGAATCCATCGTTGTGGATGATGGGGTTTGTAATTGCGATTCTTTCCAGTGCCTTGCCGTATTCACTTGAAATGAAGGCCATGCAAAACATGCCGGCAAAAACCTTTGGAATTCTGATGAGTCTGGAACCGGCGTTTGCGACGATGATCGGAATTTTGTTCCTGAGCGAATCGCTGATGCCTTCGCAGTGGGTGGCCATCGGTTGTATTATGGCGGCTTCGGCGGGAAGCACACTCACAGCACGTTAAGCGGTCTTTGCGGGAAAGCGCATGGACACGTGCAGCCCTGAAGATTCAAAGCTGATGCGGGCTGAAATACCAAGGTCATGCAAGTCGGCATGAATAATTTCAAGCCCAATTCCAGAGTTTCCACCTTCGTCCCTGACGTCGGAAGAAAGTGTGCCCGCGTTGTCCTGATAGATCAAAGTTTCATTCTTCCAGAAAACCTTAATGGCTGGTGATACAGTTTTCTTTCTTTCGAAAGCTTCCATGGAATTGAGCAGCAGATTAAAGAAGACGGACCTTAGCACGTCTTCATCAGACTGAACCATTCGGCTGGGTAATGAGCTGGTTTCAATATTTTTCAGACGACGCTCTAGAATCTGACAGGCATTGCCAAAGGCCTGGGAAACACAGACTTCACGGATGTCTTTTTGCGGTTTGGACATCAGATTTACCGAGCGCAGAACATCCCGCACATGCTTCATCTCACTGTTAAGGTTCTGCACCTGGGCTTTGTAGCCCTCAAAGGTCCACTGGCTGGCATCGGCGTTGATGGATTCAAAAAGAAGGATGGGCGAAGACAGCATGCCCTTTACGTCATGAAGCAGGCGCTGGGTTTCATGCCCAATGCGACTAAGGCGCATCAGACGTTCTTTTTCTCTTCTGGAGGTATTGATGGCGTACTTTTGAATAATCCAGGTCAGAATGAAGAAGAACAGAATAATCGTGATCCAGTCCTTGCGGGAAGGCGGTGGCACTGTCCAGTTCAATTGATCCTGAAGTTCGTACATCGCAAGGAAACCCAGCATCCCAAAGCCAAAGACGGAAGGAAACAGCCATTGTCGTTTGGTTTTGATGAAGGCACAGCCGATGGCACATTGAAGATAGGCCGCTTCGTACAAAGGCAGAAACCACATCATCGAAAGGCAGTACGCAATGCAGGCCACAAAAAGAATGAAACGGGGAGTGTCTGCTTCGAGTCGCCGACTGAAGAAAAAGAAGGCCGATATTCCCAGGGTCAGCAGGATAAAGCCCAGCTTGCTTGCTAGAAAAATGCTTTGCAGGTGGGGTTCCACTCTGAAGACATCCGGATAAATGGTGACCGAAGTCAGCAAAGCCGCGACAAGGGAAACTGCCGCAGGAAAGCTGAATGAATTAATCTTCATAGCAATAGCCGCGTCCGTGAATCACCTGAAGGCTGGTGCGGAATGGAGGAAGCTTGTTTTTTATATTCAGCAGATGCGTATCAAGTGCATTGCGGCTGACGTGGCTTTCACCCCATAAATGCTGGATCAGCTGTTCACGTTCAACCGTGGTTCCGCGATGGCGGATAAAGAAGCTGACAATCTGGGACTGAGTTTGGGTCAGAACGATATCTTCACCGTTGTAACGGACTGTGCGTTTTTTCAGATCCAGTTCGAAGTGACGTCCTTTAATGATATCGCTTTGAGTTCCGGTAGAGACCGCGCTTTCAAGCAGACGCAAAAGATCCGCCAGGGACAGCGGCTTTTCCAGGAAACCAAAGACCTGCAGATTCAAAAATCCAATGGCCATTTTTACGGTGACTTCACCGGTCACCACAATAACCGGTGGCCGCTGTGGATCGGCGTTCAGGGCTTTCAGGATTTCGTGCCCGGTTTCATTTCCCAAATTGAAGTCCAGTAAAATGGCCTGGATGCTTTGTTCTTTCAGGATCTGCTGCGCTTGTTCCAGATTGGCAGCACAGTGCAAACGATAACGCGCCTGAAGAGCCGTAGAAAGGCCTTTCAGGAAAGAGATGTCACCATCGATAGCAAGAATAGGGACCGGGCTGTTCATCAAATTAAAGTATTGAACGTGCCGTAAACGGTTTCAAGTATAATGGACAGCAAAAGCCTGACTGGACGAGATTTGAACTTTTCTTGAATGATTTTCCGCTTAAGCCCGTACGCACTCTGGACGCATTCAATTCTTTTTCAAGCGCATCAAGTTCAAAACGGGAAACTCCGAAAAAATAGGGGCTTCAAACATAGGAGGACGTTTATGTCTTTGGTTATCAAAAGTTGGAAAGTAAATCACAACCCTGCACCGAATGAACCCATGATCTCTATTCAAGGCCGTCAGGCGGGCTTGATTGGCTTTATGCTA is from Bdellovibrio bacteriovorus str. Tiberius and encodes:
- a CDS encoding ATP-binding protein; translation: MKINSFSFPAAVSLVAALLTSVTIYPDVFRVEPHLQSIFLASKLGFILLTLGISAFFFFSRRLEADTPRFILFVACIAYCLSMMWFLPLYEAAYLQCAIGCAFIKTKRQWLFPSVFGFGMLGFLAMYELQDQLNWTVPPPSRKDWITIILFFFILTWIIQKYAINTSRREKERLMRLSRIGHETQRLLHDVKGMLSSPILLFESINADASQWTFEGYKAQVQNLNSEMKHVRDVLRSVNLMSKPQKDIREVCVSQAFGNACQILERRLKNIETSSLPSRMVQSDEDVLRSVFFNLLLNSMEAFERKKTVSPAIKVFWKNETLIYQDNAGTLSSDVRDEGGNSGIGLEIIHADLHDLGISARISFESSGLHVSMRFPAKTA
- a CDS encoding response regulator transcription factor, with the protein product MNSPVPILAIDGDISFLKGLSTALQARYRLHCAANLEQAQQILKEQSIQAILLDFNLGNETGHEILKALNADPQRPPVIVVTGEVTVKMAIGFLNLQVFGFLEKPLSLADLLRLLESAVSTGTQSDIIKGRHFELDLKKRTVRYNGEDIVLTQTQSQIVSFFIRHRGTTVEREQLIQHLWGESHVSRNALDTHLLNIKNKLPPFRTSLQVIHGRGYCYED